The following proteins are encoded in a genomic region of Cryptococcus neoformans var. neoformans JEC21 chromosome 2 sequence:
- a CDS encoding cohesin complex subunit psm1, putative — translation MPLQRLELYNFKSYREKQVISFGDVPFVSIIGPNGAGKSNLMDAISFVLGVKSAQLRSTQLKDLIYRGRRAAAQEAESETQTQSESGDNSGDARSAWVMAVYMDDAGKEWTFRRSVSMSGSSSYFLDGRSVAWKDYNAQLAKFNILVKAKNFLVFQGDVEGVASQDSKALARLIDRISGSLDLAPSYEAAKAAQEKATEASSTNYAKKRSMLTEAKHFREQQEEIKQWERLNDSKDALTQRLILWKLYHLANKISQSTQKVEEANDRLAEFRAASSEADSNLSDVKREQAKAQLNVKKREANLKKAEKVFEDKKPELVAIDTQIAHSQKRASGAAAQEEKVKKDEKRQADTVKELEKGLELITKNMEEAGERQRQRSQASGITLSGADLNEYRQLRASANLHAVQERQQLETLRREEKNLRDALASVEDQIQQARRRREKLTGEVGNLAEREETMTAKMNEMNDERERIKGQLDHAQAERRRINMRETEINERLQDTYHKLLQAGADRRENEREAKLKETLASLKRIFPGVHGRVVDLCRPVATKYDTAVMTVLGRNIDAVVVEHEKVAIDCIEYMRNQRAGQATFIPLDTIQVKPVPERLRNFARGARLAIDCIEYDPAVERAMQHACSSSLICDTMDIAKYVCYERGQEVKAVTLDGTVIHKSGLITGGQGSGGGRKFDDKEVEGLNKLKETYLGQLQELYRSKPQDKGDEALLESLSRLDAESNIAKDDLHAIQVRLHGLREELTHVISTIERLTPDVEARSRSVASSEERLAALVETIEQADDEVFDTFCQRIGVSNIREYEDVQLRIAKEANDAMESFAAQQARVKHQIDFESSQLRNTRERIAHLRNLASKAESNVTELRSRREEVQAELESLQAEIDRQRGKLNDANDVRDEVIRRVDEMRERSRKAQKTLDRVIKEIATWNDEILKYASDRHAIYRRCRLEEIDLPLVKGRLDKVPIEEPTKDEDVVMRDEEATQKPVQVDDYGLEPDFDVLEEEDRENEDEEVGREFEAQISKMRNDLERLAPNMKAVERLDEVERELDDAEREAEETRKESKRAKDDFQAIKKKRCDLFNKAYNHMSEVIDKIYKDLTKSQNQVGGTAWFTLEEAEEPYLSGVNYSTMPPGKRFAEMEQLSGGEKTMAALALLFAIHSFHPAPFFVLDEVDAALDATNVQKLARYVRSQADRNVQFLIISLKSTLYEKADGLVGVYREQEENSSMTLTLDLRKYGN, via the exons ATGCCGCTCCAACGGTTGGAGCTCTACAACTTCAAGTCGTATCGAGAAAAACAG GTCATCTCGTTTGGCGATGTTCCCTTCGTCTCTATCATAGGTCCAAACGGTGCTGGCAAGTCCAATTTGATGGATGCCATCTCTTTTGTTCTAGGAGTCAAATCAGCGCAGCTCCGATCAACCCAGCTTAAAGATTTGATCTATCGTGGGAGGAGAGCTGCAGCTCAGGAAGCCGAGAGTGAAACTCAGACACAGAGTGAAAGTGGGGACAATTCAGGCGATGCTAGGTCTGCCTGGGTAATGGCAGTTTATATGGACGATGCTGGTAAAGAATGGACCTTTCGCCGCAG TGTGTCTATGTCGGGTTCCTCCTCGTATTTTCTGGATGGAAGGTCTGTTGCTTGGAAAGACTACAATGCTCAACTTGCCAAGTTCAATATCCTTGTTAAGGCAAAAAACTTTTTGGTATTCCAAGGTGATGTTGAAGGGGTGGCTAGTCAGGATAGTAAAGCTCTTGCTCGCTTGATTGACCGGATAAGCGG TTCCCTTGACTTGGCGCCGTCTTATGAAGCTGCTAAGGCTGCCCAGGAAAAGGCCACGGAGGCGTCCTCAACGAATTAtgcgaagaaaaggagcatGCTCACTGAAGCCAAACATTTTAGAGAGCAACAAGAGGAGATCAAACAATGGGAAAGGCTTAACGACTCCAAG GACGCCTTGACACAACGCCTCATATTGTGGAAATTATATCACCTTGCCAACAAGATTAGCCAGTCTACCCAGAAGGTCGAGGAAGCAAACGATCGCCTAGCTGAATTCAGAGCCGCCAGT AGTGAAGCCGACAGCAATTTGTCTGATGTCAAGAGAGAGCAAGCCAAAGCACAGTTGAATGTCAAGAAACGCGAAGCAAATCTCAAGAAAGCTGAAAAGGTTTTTGAAGACAAA AAACCCGAGCTAGTGGCCATAGATACCCAGATCGCTCATTCCCAGAAAAGGGCAAGCGGCGCCGCCGCCcaggaagaaaaagtaaaaaaggatgaaaagaggcAGGCAGACACGGTCAAAGAGCTCGAGAAGGGTTTGGAACTCATTACGAAAAATATGGAGGAGGCCGGAG AGAGGCAGCGGCAAAGGAGTCAGGCGTCGGGTATAACTCTATCGGGAGCTGACCTGAACGAGTATCGCCAGCT ACGCGCATCCGCTAACCTTCATGCTGTTCAAGAACGTCAGCAGCTTGAAACGCTTCGGCGTGAAGAGAAAAATCTCAGGGATGCTCTTGCTTCAGTGGAAGATCAGATACAGCAAGCTCGGCGACGACGCGAAAAGCTTACTGGAGAAGTTGGCAACCTTGCTGAACGGGAAGAAACT ATGACTGCCAAGATGAACGAGATGAATGATGAGCGAGAGCGAATCAAAGGCCAGTTGGACCACGCACAGGCCGAAAGGCGCCGGATCAA TATGCGGGAGACTGAAATAAATGAGCGTCTTCAGGATACTTATCACAAGCTTCTCCAAGCTGGGGCTGATAGACGTGAAAATGAGAGGGAGGCTAAGCTAAAGGAGACCCTCGCTAGCCTTAAACGAATTTTTCCCGGTGTACATGGTCGAGTTGTCGACCTGTGTAGACCCGTGGCGACGAAATACGATACAGCTGTCATGACTGTTCTGGGTAGGAATATCGATGCAGTAGTTGTCGAACACGAAAAGGTTGCTATCGACTGCAtcgag TACATGCGGAATCAACGAGCAGGACAAGCCACTTTCATCCCGCTTGACACTATACAGGTGAAGCCTGTCCCTGAGCGGCTCCGCAACTTCGCTCGTGGCGCCCGGCTTGCCATTGATTGTATTGAGTATGATCCTGCTGTTGAGCGGGCTATGCAGCATGCTTGCAGTAGCTCGTTAATTTGCGATACCATGGATATCGCGAAATATGTCTGCTATGAAAGGGGTCAGGAAGTCAAAG CTGTAACCCTCGACGGCACTGTGATCCACAAAAGCGGTTTAATTACGGGTGGCCAGGGATCAGGAGGAGGTAGGAAATTTGACGATAAAGAAGTCGAAG GTCTCAATAAATTAAAAGAAACCTACCTTGGCCAGCTTCAAGAACTTTATCGATCCAAGCCTCAAGACAAAGGCGATGAAGCTCTCCTGGAGAGCCTTTCTCGGCTTGATGCTGAATCCAATATCGCCAAGGATGACCTC CATGCTATTCAAGTCCGTCTTCATGGCCTTCGTGAGGAACTCACACATGTCATTTCCACTATTGAACGTCTCACCCCCGACGTCGAGGCTCGCTCCCGATCTGTCGCGTCATCAGAGGAGCGTTTAGCTGCTCTGGTGGAAACTATTGAGCaggcagatgatgaagtaTTCGACACTTTCTGTCAGAGGATTGGAGTTTCTAATATCAGGGAATACGAAGACGTACAACTCAGAATTGCCAAGGAGGCGAATGATGCCATGGAGAGTTTTGCAGCTCAACAGGCGAGAGTAAAACATCA GATTGACTTTGAGTCCTCTCAGCTCAGAAATACCCGCGAGCGCATTGCCCATCTTCGAAATCTCGCTAGCAAAGCAGAAAGCAACGTTACTGAACTACGTTCTCGGCGCGAGGAAGTCCAGGCAGAACTCGAATCCCTTCAAGCCGAAATTGATCGTCAGCGAGGTAAACTCAACGATGCTAATGACGTACGCGACGAAGTGATTCGCCGTGTTGATGAGATGCGCGAGCGCTCTCGAAAAGCGCAAAAAACTTTGGACAGGGTGATCAAAGAAATTGCGACGTGGAATGATGAGATCTTGAAGTATGCGTCAGATAGACATGCTATCTATAGAAGATGTAGACTAGAAGAAATTGACCTGCCGCTGGTCAAAGGAAGGCTCGACAAAGTTCCGATCGAAGAG CCCACCAAAGATGAGGACGTGGTAATGAGGGATGAGGAAGCTACACAGAAACCAGTGCAAGTCGATGATTACGGCTTGGAACCGGATTTTGATGTCttagaagaggaagatagGGAG aacgaagatgaagaagtcggCCGCGAATTCGAAGCTCAAATCTCCAAAATGAGAAATGATCTCGAACGTTTGGCCCCGAATATGAAAGCGGTGGAACGACTGGACGAGGTTGAAAGGGAACTGGATGATGCGGAGCGAGAAGCGGAGGAGACGAGAAAGGAGAGCAAACGAGCAAAGGACGATTTCCAGGcgataaagaaaaagag ATGCGATCTGTTCAACAAGGCATATAATCACATGTCTGAAGTCATCGATAAGATCTACAAGGACCTGACCAAAAGTCAGAATCAGGTAGGAGGTACAGCGTGGTTTACTCTAGAAGAGGCCGAG GAACCGTATCTTAGTGGTGTCAATTATAGCACCATGCCTCCTGGAAAACGATTTGCGGAAATGGAGCAACTTTCCGGCGGTGAAAAGACAATGGCTGCTCTTGCCCTTTTGTTCGCCATCCACAG CTTTCATCCTGCGCCTTTCTTTGTCCTTGACGAAGTTGATGCAGCTTTGGATGCCACGAACGTACAGAAGCTGGCAAGATACGTACGAAGCCAGGCCGACAGGAATGTACAGTTCTTGATTATTTCCCTGAAGAGCACTTT GTACGAAAAAGCGGACGGATTGGTTGGCGTATATcgagaacaagaagaaaacagcTCAATGACTCTAACTCTCGATTTGAGAAAG TATGGCAACTAG